The genomic stretch CTGCTTGAGAAGAAGGGCTACAAGGTCACGAGGATTGAGGAGTGAACTGCCGGGGAGGCCGGATCCGTTGGATGGGGAGTGAGGGGCGTGGACATGCTGTCCATGCCGTGTCGACAGAATGTCGACACTCCTTATGGGCGCGCTACTTCGGCGACGATCTCGTAGCTGCGCTTGCGGTCCTCGTGGCGGTAGAAGCCGGAGTGAATCATGAGTTCGTCGGCGCCGGTAGCGGCGAGGACTTCTTCGAGCTTGGCCTTGACGGTTTCCGGCCCGCCGATGATGGCGGCGCCGAGGTGTTCATCGACTGCGGCCTTCTCGGCGGCGCTCCAGCGGAAGTCCATGGTGACGACGGGTGGAGGGACCGGGATGGGCGCGTGGCGGATGAGCTGGAGGATCATCTGCTGGACGGAAGTCGAGAGATGGCGCGCTTCTTCATCCGTGTCCGCGGCGATGACGGGCAGGCCGACCATCGCGTAAGGCTCCGGCCACGCGGTGGACGGTTGGAAATTCTCGCGGTAGATCTTGAGCGCCTGGAGCAGCAGCCGCGGCGCGAAGTGGGCGGCGAAGGCGAAGGGCAGGCCGAGGAAGGCGGCGAGCTGCGCGCTGAAGGTGCTGGAGCCGAGCAGCCACACGGGCACGTTTGAGTTCGCGCCGGGGATGGCTTTCACTCGTTGGGCGGCCTTTACGGGGCCTAACAGCGAGATGAGTTCCTGGACTTGATCCGGGAAATCGTCGGCGGCGGAAGGATCGCGGCGCAGGGCGCGAGAGGTCGTTTGGTCGGTTCCCGGCGCACGGCCGAGACCGAGGTCGATGCGGCCGGGGAAGAGGGCTTCCAAGGTGCCGAATTGCTCGGCGATGATCAGCGGCGGGTGATTCGGCAGCATGATGCCGCCGGAGCCGACGCGGATGGTGGTGGTCGCCGCCGCGACGTGGCCGATGAGGACGGACGTGGCGGCACTGGCGATACCGGGGATATTGTGGTGCTCGGCCAGCCAGAAGCGCCGGTAGCCGAGCGCTTCGACGTGGCGGGCGAGGTCGGCGCTGTTGCGGAAGCTGTCCGCGACGGTGCCGCCTTCCGCGAGAGGGGAAAGGTCGAGCACTGAGAGGGGAGTGTCCGCTAGGCGTTTCATTTTGTTAGATGGGGGGATTGGGTTGGATTGGGTGATTGGGTTGGATTAGGTTGATGATGGGCAGGGACTGGGAGCGCGGGGTTTATCCCGCCTGACTTCGTTGTTGGAGTGGTGAGCTCAGGGGACCATTCGGGCGGAATGAATTCCGCGTTCCCAGGGGATGGGCGCTGCCGGTGGATCAGGCGGGCTGCCCGGCTTCCTCTAGCGTCGGGTAGTCGAGGTAGCCCTCGGGGCCGCCGCCGTAGAATTTTGAGGGATCGGGTTGGTTGAACGGGGCGTCGGTGGCGAGGCGTTCGACGAGATCGGGATTCGCGATGTAGAGGCGGCCGTAGGAGATGGCGTCGGCTTCGTTCGCAGCGAGGAGTTGTTCGCCTTCCGCCTTGGTCAGCTCCTGGTTTGCGATGAAGGCTCCGGTGAAGGACTTGCGGATGGTCTTGCTGATGCGCGGGTCGGCGCCGAGCGGTTCGCGGACGAAGAGAAAGGCGATGTCGCGGGCCGTGGCCTCGCGGGCGATGAAGCCATAGGTGGCGGCGGGATCGGAATCGTCGTCTGGATTGGGCGAGAGGTGCAGGCCCACGCGGTCTGCTCCCCAAACGGAGACGGCGGCGTCCACGGCTTCCAGCATGAAGCGGGCGCGATTTTCGATGCTGCCACCGAAGGAGTCGGTGCGCTGGTTGATGCGGTCGTTGAGAAACTGGTGCGGCAGGTAGCCGTTCGCACCGTGGATCTCCACGCCATCGAAGCCGGCGGCGAGCGCGTTCTCGGCGGCCTTGCGATAGTCCTCGATGATGGCAGGGATCTCCGTGAGCTCCAGCGCGCGTGGAGTATCATAAGGCTTCTGCGGGCGCAGCAGGCTGACGTGCCCCGGCGCGGCGATGGCGCTGGAGGACACGGGCTGATCGCCATTCAGATAATGCGGATCGGAAATGCGGCCGACGTGCCAGAGCTGGGCGAGGATGCGCCCGCCGGCTTCGTGGACGGCCTTGGTGACGAGCTTCCAGCCCTCGACTTGCGCGGCGGACCAGAGGCCCGGCGTGTCGGGGTAGCCGACGCCTTGCGGTGAGATGGACGTGGCCTCGGCGAGGATCAGGCCGGCGGAACTACGTTGCTTGTAGTACTCGGCCATCATCGCGTTCGGCACTCGGCCTTCGCTGGAGCGGCAACGCGTGAGCGGGGCCATGACGATACGGTTCGGGAGATCCCATGCGCCGATGCGGACGGGTGTGTGAAGCTTGGACATGATTCGTTCCTTTCGTTTCGGTTCAGTTCTTCAAAGAGGCCATGTCGATCACGAAGCGGTACTTCACGTCGCCTTTCAGCAGACGCTCGTAGGCTTCGTTGATCTGTTGGATGTCGATGATCTCGATCTCGCTGACGATTTGCTTCTCGCTGCAGAAATCGAGCATCTCCTGGGTCTCGGCGATGCCGCCGATGGCAGAGCCGGAGAAGCTGCGGCGCGGCAGCAGGAGATTGAAGGCGGCGACTGGCAGCGGATTTTCCGGCG from Luteolibacter arcticus encodes the following:
- a CDS encoding alkene reductase yields the protein MSKLHTPVRIGAWDLPNRIVMAPLTRCRSSEGRVPNAMMAEYYKQRSSAGLILAEATSISPQGVGYPDTPGLWSAAQVEGWKLVTKAVHEAGGRILAQLWHVGRISDPHYLNGDQPVSSSAIAAPGHVSLLRPQKPYDTPRALELTEIPAIIEDYRKAAENALAAGFDGVEIHGANGYLPHQFLNDRINQRTDSFGGSIENRARFMLEAVDAAVSVWGADRVGLHLSPNPDDDSDPAATYGFIAREATARDIAFLFVREPLGADPRISKTIRKSFTGAFIANQELTKAEGEQLLAANEADAISYGRLYIANPDLVERLATDAPFNQPDPSKFYGGGPEGYLDYPTLEEAGQPA
- a CDS encoding LLM class flavin-dependent oxidoreductase is translated as MKRLADTPLSVLDLSPLAEGGTVADSFRNSADLARHVEALGYRRFWLAEHHNIPGIASAATSVLIGHVAAATTTIRVGSGGIMLPNHPPLIIAEQFGTLEALFPGRIDLGLGRAPGTDQTTSRALRRDPSAADDFPDQVQELISLLGPVKAAQRVKAIPGANSNVPVWLLGSSTFSAQLAAFLGLPFAFAAHFAPRLLLQALKIYRENFQPSTAWPEPYAMVGLPVIAADTDEEARHLSTSVQQMILQLIRHAPIPVPPPVVTMDFRWSAAEKAAVDEHLGAAIIGGPETVKAKLEEVLAATGADELMIHSGFYRHEDRKRSYEIVAEVARP